The following are from one region of the Pirellulales bacterium genome:
- a CDS encoding dockerin type I domain-containing protein, with amino-acid sequence MEFSKVRLLAVITVGLAAQASVVVAQNTPITKFTPGDLVVMRGGDATHSENDYATGEVPMYLDEYTPTGSYVGTYAIPTDVMTLPGIGLASHEGHLNISGNGQYIDFAGYQQPVDPNTARVTDGSGMGPYYQIGQVSTSGVFSHTALNATVASPQYLRAAYSNDGSEMWVASKYNGPPGQGFGGGLEYVANFGTSGATTTALQGNTDWRNVQIAGGQLYGGTGSSSVGTHGFYAIGAGAPTSPTPTNTLLTPLSDNSTTAFGFVTLPGTQPINGVAGTPNVAYVVGDPSGNAYIGKLYSAGGTPLSANNLTYASRESINALGSPEGLSVQIDPTNSKWVDIFVQTSTGVYEAIDKSGSSNGDFGTLTFNQIVSSTSDTYFYGLTMIPAAAPQALTGDVNHDGIVNGQDLALVSSNWLQTGSMVTGDVNNDGIVNGQDLALVSSNWLATSGAGAAVAPVPEPGSIALAVLAMLCGGYPLVRRHAK; translated from the coding sequence ATGGAATTCAGCAAGGTGCGGTTGTTGGCGGTGATAACCGTGGGACTAGCAGCGCAGGCGAGTGTCGTTGTCGCCCAAAATACCCCGATCACGAAATTCACGCCGGGGGACTTGGTCGTGATGCGCGGTGGCGACGCCACGCATTCGGAAAATGACTATGCGACGGGTGAGGTGCCCATGTACCTCGACGAATACACGCCGACGGGCTCATACGTCGGCACCTACGCGATTCCCACCGACGTGATGACGCTGCCGGGTATCGGGCTGGCAAGCCACGAGGGGCATCTGAATATCTCGGGCAACGGTCAGTACATCGACTTTGCCGGTTACCAGCAGCCGGTGGACCCAAACACCGCACGCGTCACCGATGGCAGCGGCATGGGTCCCTACTATCAAATCGGCCAGGTATCGACGAGCGGCGTCTTCTCGCACACCGCGTTGAATGCAACCGTCGCCAGCCCGCAATACCTACGCGCCGCATACTCGAACGACGGCAGCGAGATGTGGGTCGCCAGCAAATATAACGGTCCACCGGGGCAGGGCTTTGGCGGCGGCTTGGAATACGTCGCGAATTTCGGCACGTCGGGTGCTACGACCACCGCACTGCAGGGAAATACCGATTGGCGCAATGTGCAAATCGCGGGCGGGCAACTCTACGGCGGCACCGGGTCGAGCTCCGTAGGAACGCATGGCTTCTATGCGATCGGCGCCGGAGCGCCTACGTCGCCGACACCGACCAATACTTTGCTGACGCCGCTGTCAGATAATTCGACGACCGCTTTCGGCTTTGTCACATTGCCAGGGACGCAACCCATCAATGGGGTCGCCGGCACACCGAACGTCGCTTACGTCGTCGGTGATCCGTCCGGGAATGCCTACATCGGCAAATTGTATTCCGCCGGTGGCACCCCCTTGAGCGCCAACAATCTGACATACGCGTCACGCGAGTCCATCAACGCACTAGGCTCGCCCGAAGGGCTGTCCGTTCAGATCGATCCAACGAATAGCAAGTGGGTCGATATCTTCGTGCAGACCTCGACGGGCGTTTACGAGGCCATCGACAAAAGTGGATCCTCGAACGGTGATTTTGGAACGCTCACCTTCAATCAAATCGTCAGTAGCACGAGCGATACGTACTTCTACGGGCTGACGATGATCCCCGCCGCTGCTCCTCAGGCGTTGACGGGGGATGTAAATCATGACGGCATCGTCAATGGGCAAGACCTGGCCTTGGTCTCGAGCAATTGGTTGCAAACCGGTTCGATGGTCACTGGCGACGTCAATAACGATGGCATTGTCAACGGTCAGGACTTGGCGCTCGTGTCGTCTAACTGGCTGGCAACGAGCGGCGCTGGCGCCGCCGTTGCCCCCGTCCCTGAACCGGGCAGCATCGCACTGGCGGTACTGGCGATGCTCTGCGGGGGCTACCCACTCGTTCGCAGACACGCGAAGTGA
- a CDS encoding IS5/IS1182 family transposase, with the protein RTHSWLNRARRLLIRWEKKAANYLGLLHFQFAIVALRAAKVLG; encoded by the coding sequence ACGCACGCACTCCTGGCTCAACCGCGCACGGCGCTTGTTGATCCGCTGGGAAAAGAAAGCCGCGAATTATCTGGGCCTGCTCCATTTTCAATTCGCTATCGTCGCCTTGAGAGCCGCCAAGGTTCTCGGATAG
- a CDS encoding DUF1559 domain-containing protein yields the protein MTVPRGGDCSRGFTLVELLVVIAIIGILIGLLLPAVQAAREAARRAQCSNNMRQMGIALHNQVSRLNSFPAGVPNAAKNKWITGGTQAGAVCQGPNWVSMIAGDMEDARTMQDLENCMQQDYSGCDDCSHPASDVGDYFDAIGQVTPWYLLCPSADTMDWQLASWSLEGLGKGNYAGNWGSKDYNSYADNTTAGMFGVVDLGSFVAQNDPRCPGTWKMGYGRGTRPSDVIDGLSNTVMVSEVIGYDSYLDARGCWAANAMGSSIFTTMYTPNSKMNDYIPMCEPKISDGDPLHCTQNQKDGTVFASARSKHPGGVIAMYADGSSKFTADSIDATVWKSVSTRAGGESGTAP from the coding sequence ATGACTGTTCCACGAGGGGGCGATTGCAGCCGTGGCTTTACGCTCGTCGAATTGCTGGTCGTGATCGCGATCATCGGCATTCTGATCGGCTTGCTGCTGCCGGCCGTGCAGGCGGCGCGCGAGGCGGCCCGCCGCGCGCAGTGCAGCAACAACATGCGACAGATGGGGATCGCACTGCACAACCAGGTCAGTCGGCTGAATAGCTTTCCGGCTGGCGTACCGAACGCGGCCAAGAACAAATGGATTACCGGCGGAACGCAGGCCGGCGCCGTGTGTCAGGGGCCGAACTGGGTGAGCATGATCGCCGGTGACATGGAGGACGCCCGCACCATGCAAGACCTGGAAAATTGCATGCAACAGGATTACAGCGGCTGCGATGACTGCTCGCATCCAGCCTCGGACGTCGGCGATTACTTCGACGCCATCGGACAAGTGACGCCCTGGTACTTGCTGTGTCCCAGCGCCGACACGATGGACTGGCAACTGGCCAGTTGGAGTTTGGAGGGACTCGGCAAAGGAAATTACGCCGGCAATTGGGGATCGAAGGACTACAACTCGTACGCCGACAATACCACGGCTGGCATGTTTGGTGTGGTCGATCTGGGGAGCTTTGTCGCTCAGAACGATCCGCGCTGCCCCGGCACGTGGAAGATGGGCTACGGCCGCGGCACCAGGCCCTCGGACGTGATCGACGGCCTTTCGAACACGGTGATGGTCAGCGAAGTGATTGGTTATGACAGCTACCTGGACGCCCGCGGCTGTTGGGCGGCCAACGCCATGGGATCGTCGATCTTCACGACGATGTACACGCCCAATTCAAAAATGAACGACTATATCCCGATGTGCGAGCCGAAAATCTCGGATGGAGATCCGTTGCATTGCACGCAAAATCAAAAGGATGGGACGGTTTTTGCGTCGGCGCGCAGCAAGCACCCGGGGGGCGTGATCGCGATGTACGCCGATGGCTCGTCAAAATTCACGGCCGATTCGATCGATGCCACGGTGTGGAAGTCAGTCTCGACCCGCGCCGGCGGTGAATCGGGAACCGCGCCATGA